One Alligator mississippiensis isolate rAllMis1 chromosome 1, rAllMis1, whole genome shotgun sequence genomic window carries:
- the LOC132249585 gene encoding olfactory receptor 52N4-like — protein sequence MAGSNLTEMTPSTFILNGIPGLEESHLWISIPFCSVYLIAMVGNCGLLYLIWIEEALHRPMYYFLCMLTLTDIALITSMMPKALCIFWFKLKEVGFNTCLTQMFFIYTFTGMGSGVLMVMALDRYLAICYPLRYPTILTNSVITTAGAVTFLRGVMLVMPVVFLARRLPYCRTNVIPHTYCDHMSLVKLACASIKTDTVYGLVVTLVIGGLDILCISVSYIMILRAVVSLSSKEARSKAFSTCSAHICTIITTYTPALIAIVTPRIGGDSIAPPIQVLMANIYLLLPAILNPIIYGLKTKQIQESFLKIFFRGKAGSAFGA from the coding sequence ATGGCAGGTTCCAACCTCACTGAGATGACACCATCCACTTTCATCCTGAATGGCATCCCAGGCCTGGAGGAGTCTCACCTGTGGATCTCAATCCCATTTTGCTCTGTGTACCTCATTGCCAtggtggggaactgtggcctcctCTACCTCATCTGGATTGAGGAGGCTCTGCACAGGCCCATGTACTACTTCCTCTGCATGCTCACCCTCACTGACATTGCACTCATCACCTCTATGATGCCCAAGGCACTGTGCATCTTCTGGTTCAAGCTCAAAGAGGTTGGCTTCAATACCTGCCTAACCCAGATGTTCTTCATCTACACATTCACAGGGATGGGGTCTGGTGTGCTCATGGTCATGGCCTTGGACAGATACCTGGCCATCTGTTACCCGCTGAGGTATCCCACCATCCTGACCAATTCTGTTATCACCACAGCAGGAGCAGTCACCTTCCTCAGGGGGGTGATGCTGGTCATGCCAGTTGTCTTCCTGGCCAGGAGACTGCCATACTGCCGCACTAATGTCATCCCTCACACCTACTGTGACCACATGTCTTTGGTGAAGCTGGCCTGTGCCAGTATCAAGACAGACACTGTCTATGGCCTAGTTGTCACCCTGGTGATTGGGGGCTTAGACATCCTCTGCATCTCAGTCTCCTACATCATGATCCTCAGGGCTGTGGTGAGCCTATCCTCCAAGGAAGCACGCAGCAAGGCCTTCAGCACCTGCTCAGCCCACATCTGTACTATCATCACCACCTACACACCAGCTTTAATAGCCATCGTTACACCCCGCATTGGGGGTGACAGCATTGCACCACCCATTCAGGTCCTCATGGCCAATAtctacctgctcctgcctgccattCTCAATCCCATAATTTATGGGTTAAAGACCAAACAGATCCAGGAAAGCTTcctcaaaatatttttcagaggAAAGGCTGGCTCAGCTTTTGGAGCCTAA
- the LOC102566271 gene encoding olfactory receptor 52N1, whose amino-acid sequence MAGSNLTDMTPSIFILNGIPGLEEAHLWISIPFCSVYLIAMVGNCGLLYLIWIEEALHRPMYYFLCMLTLTDIALSTSMMPKAMCIFWFKLKEVAFNTCLTQMFFIYTFSAMESGVVTLMALDRYVAICYPLRYATILTNTVIITAGAVTFLMSATVIMPLVLLARRLPFCHTNVVPHTYCNHMSVLKLACASIKTDTVYGLVLTLVIGGLDILCIFISYIMILRAVVSLSSKEARSKAFSTCTAHICTIITTYTPALIVILTPRIGGHSIAPHIQVLMANVYLLLPAILNPIIYGLKTKQIRESFLKIFIRGKASSDFGTRFTGTGKKC is encoded by the coding sequence ATGGCAGGTTCCAACCTCACTGACATGACACCCTCCATATTCATCCTAAATGGCATCCCAGGCCTGGAGGAAGCTCACCTCTGGATCTCCATCCCATTCTGCTCTGTGTACCTCATTGCCATGGTGGGGAACTGCGGCCTCCTCTACCTCATCTGGATTGAAGAGGCTCTGCACAGGCCCATGTACTACTTCCTCTGCATGCTCACCCTCACTGACATTGCACTCAGCACCTCTATGATGCCCAAGGCGATGTGCATCTTCTGGTTCAAGCTCAAAGAGGTTGCTTTCAATACCTGCCTGACCCAGATGTTCTTCATCTACACGTTTTCAGCAATGGAGTCTGGCGTGGTCACACTCATGGCCTTGGACAGATATGTGGCCATCTGTTACCCACTGAGGTATGCCACTATTCTGACCAATACTGTTATTATCACAGCAGGGGCAGTCACCTTCCTTATGTCAGCAACAGTGATCATGCCTCTTGTCTTGTTGGCCAGGCGGCTGCCATTCTGCCACACTAATGTTGTCCCTCACACCTACTGTAACCACATGTCTGTGCTGAAGCTGGCCTGTGCCAGTATCAAAACAGACACTGTCTATGGCCTGGTTCTCACCCTGGTGATTGGGGGCTTAGACATCCTCTGCATCTTCATCTCCTACATCATGATCCTCAGGGCTGTGGTGAGCCTATCCTCCAAGGAAGCACGCAGCAAGGCCTTCAGCACCTGCACGGCCCACATCTGTACTATCATCACCACTTACACACCAGCATTAATTGTCATCCTTACACCCCGTATTGGGGGTCACAGCATTGCACCACACATTCAGGTCCTTATGGCCAATGTCTACCTACTCCTGCCTGCCATTCTCAACCCCATAATTTATGGGCTGAAGACCAAACAGATCCGGGAAAGTTTCCTCAAGATATTTATCCGGGGAAAGGCTAGTTCAGATTTTGGCACCAGATTCACGGGGACAGGGAAAAAATGTTAA
- the LOC102566507 gene encoding olfactory receptor 52N4-like, whose translation MAKINVTDMTPSVFILNGIPGLEEAHLWISIPFCSMYIIAMVGNCSLLYLIRIEDALHKPMYYFLSMLSLTDIGLVTSMVPKAMCIFWFKMKKISFNACLTQMFFVHTFTGMESGVLMLMSLDRYLAICYPLRYASILTNPVITTAGVVTFLRGVMVIIPVVVFTKRLPYCHHTNIIPHTYCDHMSVVKLACASIRVDAIYGLVAALVIGGFDILCIFVTYAMILRAVVSRSSKEACSKAFSTCTAHICAIITSYTPALFSILAHRFGSHHITAHTHILIANLYLLLPPMLNTIVYGVKTKQIRERVLKLFRGGKAGSSPGA comes from the coding sequence ATGGCAAAGATCAACGTGACTGACATGACCCCCTCCGTATTCATCCTGAATGGCATCCCAGGTTTGGAAGAAGCTCACCTCTGGATCTCCATCCCATTCTGCTCCATGTACATCATTGCCATGGTGGGGAATTGCAGTCTTCTCTACCTCATCCGGATTGAGGACGCTCTCCACAAGCCCATGTACTACTTCCTCTCCATGCTCTCCCTCACTGATATTGGGCTGGTCACATCCATGGTGCCCAAGGCAATGTGCATCTTCTGGTTCAAAATGAAAAAGATCAGCTTCAATGCCTGCCTAACCCAGATGTTCTTCGTCCACACCTTCACAGGGATGGAGTCTGGTGTGCTCATGCTCATGTCCTTGGACCGCTATCTGGCCATATGTTACCCCCTGAGGTATGCCTCCATCCTGACCAACCCTGTCATCACCACAGCAGGGGTGGTCACCTTCCTCAGGGGAGTGATGGTGATCATACCTGTTGTTGTCTTTACCAAGCGACTGCCGTACTGCCATCACACCAACATCATCCCTCACACCTATTGCGACCACATGTCTGTGGTGAAGCTGGCCTGTGCCAGTATCAGGGTTGATGCCATCTATGGCTTGGTAGCTGCCCTGGTGATTGGGGGCTTTGACATATTATGCATCTTTGTCACGTATGCAATGATCCTCAGGGCTGTGGTGAGCCGCTCTTCCAAGGAAGCATGCAGCAAGGCCTTCAGCACCTGCACGGCCCACATCTGTGCCATTATCACCAGCTACACACCAGCATTATTCAGCATCCTTGCACATCGCTTTGGAAGCCATCACATCACAGCACACACTCATATCCTTATAGCCAACCTCtatctgctcctgcctcccatGCTCAACACCATCGTTTATGGGGTGAAAACCAAGCAGATTCGGGAAAGAGTCCTGAAGCTGTTTAGGGGGGGAAAGGCTGGTTCATCTCCTGGTGCCTGA
- the LOC132249584 gene encoding olfactory receptor 52N4-like, translated as MAGSNLTEMTPSTFILNGIPGLEESHLWISIPFCSVYLIAMVGNCGLLYLIWTEEALHRPMYYFLCMLTLTDIALITSMMPKALCIFWFKLKEVGFNTCLTQMFFIYTFTGMGSGVLMVMALDRYLAICYPLRYPTILTNSVITTAGAVTFLRGVMLVMPVVFLARRLPYCRTNVIPHTYCDHMSLVKLACASIKTDTVYGLVVTLVIGGLDILCISVSYIMILRAVVSLSSKEARSKAFSTCTAHICTIITTYTPALIAIVTPRIGSDSIAPPIQVLMANIYLLLPAILNPIIYGLKTKQIQESFLKIFFRGKAGSAFGA; from the coding sequence ATGGCAGGTTCCAACCTCACTGAGATGACACCATCCACTTTCATCCTGAATGGCATCCCAGGCCTGGAGGAGTCTCACCTGTGGATCTCAATCCCATTTTGCTCTGTGTACCTCATTGCCAtggtggggaactgtggcctcctCTACCTCATCTGGACTGAGGAGGCTCTGCACAGGCCCATGTACTACTTCCTCTGCATGCTCACCCTCACTGACATTGCACTCATCACCTCTATGATGCCCAAGGCACTGTGCATCTTCTGGTTCAAGCTCAAAGAGGTTGGCTTCAATACCTGCCTAACCCAGATGTTCTTCATCTACACATTCACAGGGATGGGGTCTGGTGTGCTCATGGTCATGGCCTTGGACAGATACCTGGCCATCTGTTACCCACTGAGGTATCCCACCATCCTGACCAATTCTGTTATCACCACAGCAGGAGCAGTCACCTTCCTCAGAGGGGTGATGCTGGTCATGCCAGTTGTCTTCTTGGCCAGGAGACTGCCATACTGCCGCACTAATGTCATCCCTCACACCTACTGTGACCACATGTCTTTGGTGAAGCTGGCCTGTGCCAGTATCAAGACAGACACTGTCTATGGCCTAGTTGTCACCCTGGTGATTGGGGGCTTAGACATCCTCTGCATCTCAGTCTCCTACATCATGATCCTCAGGGCTGTGGTGAGCCTATCCTCCAAGGAAGCACGCAGCAAGGCCTTCAGCACCTGCACGGCCCACATCTGTACTATCATCACCACCTACACACCAGCTTTAATAGCCATCGTTACACCCCGCATTGGGAGTGACAGCATTGCACCACCCATTCAGGTCCTCATGGCCAATAtctacctgctcctgcctgccattCTCAATCCCATAATTTATGGGTTAAAGACCAAACAGATCCAGGAAAGCTTcctcaaaatatttttcagaggAAAGGCTGGCTCAGCTTTTGGAGCCTAA